Proteins encoded together in one Mycobacterium sp. MS1601 window:
- a CDS encoding TRAP transporter small permease has protein sequence MESSAASVQRAAATLSRALDVVITVACAAIVIFLCIATFVGVIYRYVLQQPLGWPEEISRFGLVWLSLLAASRALRRGEHIALGFVVARLPALGRDIVRQIVNLIVIVFVAGFVYQAVEYLDIVGPTKATATGISMVWPYLGLVVSFGAVLLVILLEIVDAVCAHITGESSSLAVAAAEDGVELLNSNPVVDHTSGPESAKEH, from the coding sequence ATGGAATCATCAGCCGCCTCCGTGCAGCGTGCTGCTGCGACGCTCAGTCGAGCGCTCGACGTGGTGATCACCGTCGCGTGCGCCGCGATCGTGATCTTCCTCTGCATCGCGACGTTCGTCGGCGTCATCTACCGCTATGTCCTGCAGCAGCCCCTCGGGTGGCCCGAAGAGATATCGAGGTTCGGGCTGGTCTGGCTGTCCCTGCTGGCGGCCAGCCGCGCGCTCCGCCGGGGTGAACACATCGCCCTGGGTTTCGTGGTGGCGCGCCTGCCGGCACTCGGACGCGACATCGTGCGCCAGATCGTCAATCTGATTGTGATCGTCTTCGTCGCGGGCTTCGTCTACCAAGCTGTCGAGTACCTGGACATCGTCGGCCCCACCAAGGCCACGGCAACCGGAATCAGCATGGTGTGGCCCTACCTCGGACTCGTGGTGAGTTTCGGCGCGGTCCTGCTGGTCATCCTTCTCGAAATCGTGGATGCGGTGTGCGCCCACATCACTGGCGAATCCAGCAGCCTCGCCGTCGCCGCCGCCGAGGACGGTGTCGAGCTTCTCAACTCCAATCCTGTCGTCGACCACACCAGCGGTCCCGAGTCTGCCAAGGAACACTGA
- a CDS encoding metal-dependent hydrolase family protein yields the protein MKSAVPHSFCNARILDLDTGELAPPRTIEVGPGGRITRISAARRAGTNDFDLEGMTVLPGLFDVHVHLTPVFPFSEVDPGEKAADTVLRAAFHAQEALLAGFTTIRCVHEQNAADLHLKRAAAAGWIQAPRIVGAGRAISTTGGHGKDFVSAYADGADEFLRACRAELAAGADIIKIYITGGIADAREGFDVPQMSAEEMCAAVAATASHHTYVVAHAGSSGAIRTAIQAGIRSFEHGYLIDDETARLMAQTGSILTPTISVTTLGDWMLEQGFDADGVAGALAAHREHLASLHRAIDAGVDIASGSDVQPGLPCEGTVAGIREIELLQEAGLSSLAALQAATTVAAKLCRVDDIVGRVTEGRIADLVALPGDPSRGVEALRDIQMVAQAGCVVRDGSR from the coding sequence ATGAAAAGCGCAGTGCCGCACTCATTCTGCAATGCACGCATCCTCGATCTGGATACCGGCGAGCTCGCACCTCCCCGGACCATCGAGGTGGGGCCGGGCGGCCGTATCACCCGCATCTCAGCCGCCCGGCGTGCCGGCACGAACGACTTCGATCTCGAGGGTATGACCGTACTTCCCGGACTGTTCGACGTACACGTGCACCTGACTCCGGTATTTCCCTTCTCCGAGGTCGACCCGGGTGAGAAGGCTGCAGACACCGTACTGCGGGCGGCATTTCACGCTCAGGAGGCGTTGCTCGCCGGCTTCACCACCATCCGGTGCGTACACGAGCAGAACGCGGCGGACCTCCACCTGAAACGTGCCGCGGCGGCAGGCTGGATTCAAGCTCCGCGCATAGTGGGCGCAGGCAGGGCGATATCGACCACCGGCGGGCACGGCAAGGACTTCGTTTCGGCCTACGCCGACGGCGCCGACGAATTCCTCAGAGCCTGCCGCGCGGAGCTCGCAGCAGGTGCCGACATCATCAAGATCTACATCACCGGCGGAATCGCCGACGCTCGTGAGGGTTTCGATGTCCCACAGATGTCGGCGGAGGAGATGTGCGCGGCAGTGGCGGCCACCGCCTCGCACCATACCTACGTGGTGGCACACGCCGGATCCAGCGGCGCGATCAGGACGGCGATCCAAGCAGGAATCCGGTCCTTCGAACACGGCTACCTGATCGACGACGAGACCGCACGACTGATGGCACAGACAGGCAGCATCCTGACGCCGACGATCTCGGTGACGACCCTCGGCGACTGGATGCTCGAGCAGGGCTTCGACGCTGATGGTGTTGCGGGAGCGCTCGCCGCTCATCGTGAGCACCTGGCCAGCCTCCACAGGGCGATCGACGCCGGTGTGGACATCGCGTCCGGCAGCGATGTGCAGCCGGGGCTGCCGTGTGAAGGAACCGTCGCCGGGATCCGGGAGATCGAACTGCTGCAGGAGGCCGGGCTGTCTTCTTTGGCGGCGCTACAGGCCGCGACGACCGTGGCTGCGAAACTGTGCCGAGTCGACGACATCGTGGGCCGGGTAACGGAGGGCCGGATCGCCGATCTGGTGGCGCTGCCCGGTGATCCCAGCCGGGGAGTCGAGGCATTGCGTGACATTCAGATGGTGGCGCAGGCCGGTTGTGTGGTCCGCGACGGTTCTCGCTGA
- a CDS encoding TRAP transporter substrate-binding protein, with amino-acid sequence MGTAAIGCGGGSDEAGGGTVTLKFAHDSPTSSPYQKAAEEFKAKVEEGTDGRVQVNIFPAAQLGEESVAINGLKSGAVDATIVNVPSLEPTVEELQLFFLPFLFRDEAQALRVTEGPVGQRMVDAIQEKVGAETVGWGSIGEAVLANTVRPVSSPADMAGLKIRTSTSAIATQTYEALGALPAQLAFGELYQGLQSGIVEGLDSGVVDIVDLKFYQVVDNVTLLSQFVRLAPVLVSESSLAKLSEEDQQVVREAGKAAAEAELAEVQKQANAAIEMLPDEGVQVVELTDEQRQAFVDAVEPVYAQNAEAVGGQALIDEVRDTP; translated from the coding sequence GTGGGGACTGCGGCCATCGGGTGTGGCGGCGGCTCCGACGAAGCCGGTGGAGGCACCGTCACGTTGAAGTTCGCCCATGACAGTCCGACGTCCAGCCCCTATCAGAAGGCGGCTGAAGAGTTCAAAGCCAAGGTCGAAGAGGGCACGGACGGACGTGTCCAGGTGAACATCTTCCCCGCCGCGCAGCTCGGTGAGGAGTCGGTGGCCATCAATGGACTCAAGAGTGGCGCGGTCGACGCCACGATCGTCAATGTGCCGTCACTGGAGCCGACTGTCGAGGAGCTGCAGCTGTTCTTCCTGCCCTTCCTGTTTCGTGATGAAGCTCAGGCGCTGCGGGTGACGGAGGGGCCTGTCGGTCAGCGGATGGTCGACGCCATCCAGGAGAAGGTCGGCGCCGAGACAGTGGGATGGGGATCCATCGGAGAAGCGGTACTTGCGAACACGGTTCGCCCGGTGTCTTCGCCAGCGGACATGGCGGGGTTGAAGATCCGAACTTCGACAAGTGCCATCGCCACCCAGACCTACGAGGCGTTGGGGGCTCTGCCCGCACAGCTCGCCTTCGGAGAGTTGTATCAGGGATTGCAGAGCGGAATCGTGGAAGGATTGGACTCCGGTGTCGTCGACATCGTCGACCTGAAGTTCTACCAGGTCGTCGACAACGTCACTCTCCTGAGTCAATTCGTCAGACTTGCGCCGGTACTGGTGTCAGAGAGCTCACTGGCGAAACTGTCCGAAGAAGACCAGCAGGTGGTTCGTGAAGCAGGCAAGGCCGCTGCCGAAGCGGAGCTGGCCGAAGTGCAGAAGCAGGCCAACGCAGCCATCGAGATGCTTCCCGATGAGGGTGTCCAGGTCGTCGAGCTCACTGATGAGCAGCGCCAGGCCTTCGTGGACGCGGTCGAGCCTGTGTATGCACAGAACGCGGAAGCCGTCGGTGGGCAGGCACTGATCGACGAGGTTCGCGACACGCCATGA
- the hydA gene encoding dihydropyrimidinase, translated as MTAPYDLLIRGGTVVNSDWSGPADLGIRDGRIAAVLAPGTPADSAERVVDAGGMLLLPGGVDPHCHVGFTSGEFTSLDTYLEATKAAVLGGTTTIIDFAIPRPGQSPWEAIVERQALASEALCDSALHACVVEWDDTVPAQLAKAADIGIMTVKMFTTYRGEVMANEDTILKVMKTLKELGGMAVVHAEANHIIEDTQLELAAAQMISACHHHLSRTELSETASVAEILAIAEALDTPVYFVHQSSAEAVELVNRARMRGVRAFSEVVAHHVTLDDSEYSGANPERFVCCPPLRPRETVEGLRDTVHRGLIDTLASDHCCYDTAQKEKTPGDVRIMPNGLPGVETRMPVLFDQLVHQGGMSVQKLVALSATNPARLNGLYPRKGVIAVGSDADIAVWDPALTRTVRTAELHMTTDYTPYEGREVTGWPVTVIVNGHVVVENGSLTNGDTTIGRSIQSAPVDVTLY; from the coding sequence GGGATCCGCGACGGGCGCATCGCTGCAGTTCTGGCTCCCGGAACACCTGCCGATTCGGCCGAGCGGGTGGTGGATGCGGGTGGCATGCTGCTGCTGCCGGGCGGTGTCGACCCGCACTGTCACGTGGGTTTCACGTCGGGGGAGTTCACCAGCCTCGACACCTACCTGGAGGCCACCAAGGCTGCGGTGCTCGGGGGAACCACAACCATCATCGACTTCGCCATCCCGCGGCCTGGTCAGTCGCCTTGGGAAGCCATCGTCGAGCGTCAGGCGCTGGCTTCAGAGGCGCTGTGTGACAGTGCTTTACACGCGTGCGTGGTCGAGTGGGATGACACTGTGCCGGCTCAGCTCGCCAAGGCGGCCGACATCGGCATCATGACTGTCAAGATGTTCACCACCTACCGCGGTGAGGTGATGGCCAACGAAGACACCATCCTCAAGGTGATGAAGACGCTCAAAGAGTTGGGCGGGATGGCGGTGGTGCACGCCGAGGCCAATCACATCATCGAGGACACCCAGCTGGAGCTTGCTGCGGCACAAATGATCTCAGCATGTCATCACCATCTCAGCAGGACCGAGCTGTCCGAGACTGCCTCGGTTGCTGAGATCCTGGCCATCGCCGAGGCACTGGACACACCAGTCTACTTCGTGCACCAGTCGAGCGCCGAAGCCGTCGAGTTGGTGAACCGGGCGCGGATGCGCGGTGTCCGGGCGTTCTCCGAAGTGGTGGCACACCACGTGACCCTCGATGACAGCGAGTATTCGGGAGCCAACCCGGAGCGCTTCGTCTGCTGCCCGCCGTTACGGCCGCGGGAGACGGTGGAGGGTCTGCGCGACACCGTGCATCGCGGGCTCATCGACACGCTTGCCAGCGACCACTGCTGCTACGACACCGCGCAGAAGGAGAAGACTCCCGGTGACGTCCGGATCATGCCGAACGGCCTGCCCGGGGTGGAGACGCGAATGCCGGTGCTGTTCGACCAGTTGGTGCACCAGGGCGGGATGTCGGTGCAGAAGCTGGTTGCGCTGAGCGCCACCAACCCGGCACGGCTCAACGGCCTCTATCCGCGCAAGGGTGTCATCGCGGTGGGCTCCGACGCCGACATCGCGGTCTGGGATCCGGCCCTCACCCGGACCGTCCGCACGGCTGAGCTGCACATGACCACCGACTACACCCCGTACGAAGGGCGTGAGGTGACGGGCTGGCCGGTGACGGTGATCGTCAACGGGCACGTCGTCGTCGAGAACGGCTCCCTCACCAACGGCGACACCACGATTGGGCGCAGCATCCAGTCCGCTCCTGTCGACGTGACGCTGTACTGA